From Solea solea chromosome 20, fSolSol10.1, whole genome shotgun sequence, one genomic window encodes:
- the zgc:114119 gene encoding mediator of RNA polymerase II transcription subunit 30-like — MAAPLPQKPGMTGLPPQQQQQQQQPHLPPSTAAAQGQLPMPPQGALREISPVFLCRIGQETVQDIVTRTMEIFQITRATQLPNGVTQSQAMYQDRFGKLQEHLRQLALLFRKLRLLYERCVEMTSDLQESPPELVPYVGEDLVSVRVESCSSSVVQERQQVLEKVRQKNQEMKVLMDQMRNLLWDVNAMLTLRK, encoded by the exons ATGGCAGCTCCCTTACCCCAGAAGCCGGGGATGACGGGGTTGCCCcctcagcagcaacagcagcagcagcagcctcaccTGCCCCCCAGCACCGCTGCTGCTCAGGGTCAACTGCCTATGCCCCCTCAAGGAGCTCTGAGAGAAATCTCCCCAGTGTTCCTCTGTCGTATCGGACAGGAAACTGTACAGGACATTGTTACTCGCACCATGGAGATCTTCCAGATCACACGAGCCACACAA CTTCCTAATGGTGTGACTCAGAGCCAGGCCATGTACCAGGACCGCTTTGGGAAGCTCCAGGAACACCTCCGACAGCTCGCGCTGCTCTTCAGAAAGCTGCGGCTACTGTACGAACGCTGTGTGgagatgacctctgacctgcaggAGAGCCCGCCAGAG CTTGTTCCATATGTCGGAGAGGACCTGGTTTCTGTCAGAGTGGAGTCCTGCAGTTCGTCTGTTGTCCAGGAGAGGCAACAAGTACTTGAG AAGGTGCGTCAGAAGAACCAGGAGATGAAGGTTCTGATGGATCAGATGAGGAACCTGCTTTGGGACGTCAACGCCATGCTGACACTCAGGAAATGA